Proteins encoded in a region of the Clostridium beijerinckii genome:
- the cysK gene encoding cysteine synthase A, with amino-acid sequence MVYNGGLELIGNTPILKINNLIKDENSADIYVKLEKFNPGGSVKDRAALGMIERAEKEGVLKPGATIVEPTSGNTGIALALIGKLKGYNVTIVMPETMSKERRDLIKAYGANLVLTEGAKGMKGAIEKALEIGSGEGFFIPQQFENVANPEKHYETTAEEIYKDIPDLDAFVAGVGSGGTVIGVSKNLKKKNSDIKAFAVEPANSPVLSGGNPGGHKIQGIGAGFVPGVYDKEYVDEILQVRDEDAFKTAKAFAENEGVLIGISSGAAVYAAIQVAKRLGKGKKVLAIAPDGGEKYISMGLYD; translated from the coding sequence ATGGTTTATAATGGAGGATTAGAGTTAATAGGAAATACACCTATTTTAAAAATTAATAATTTAATTAAGGACGAAAATAGTGCAGATATATACGTAAAACTTGAAAAATTTAATCCGGGTGGAAGCGTTAAAGACAGAGCAGCATTAGGAATGATTGAGAGAGCTGAAAAGGAAGGCGTATTAAAGCCCGGGGCAACAATAGTAGAGCCTACAAGCGGAAATACAGGAATAGCACTCGCACTTATAGGGAAATTGAAAGGTTATAATGTAACAATAGTAATGCCAGAAACAATGAGTAAGGAAAGAAGAGATCTTATAAAAGCATACGGTGCAAATCTTGTATTGACTGAAGGAGCTAAGGGCATGAAAGGTGCTATAGAAAAGGCTCTGGAAATAGGAAGTGGAGAAGGATTTTTTATCCCTCAACAATTTGAGAATGTAGCTAATCCAGAAAAGCACTATGAAACAACAGCGGAAGAAATATATAAAGACATTCCAGATTTAGATGCCTTTGTTGCAGGCGTTGGAAGTGGTGGAACTGTAATAGGAGTATCTAAAAATTTAAAAAAGAAAAATTCGGATATTAAAGCATTTGCAGTTGAACCAGCAAATTCACCAGTTTTAAGCGGTGGAAATCCAGGTGGTCATAAAATTCAAGGCATAGGAGCAGGATTTGTTCCAGGAGTTTATGATAAAGAATATGTAGATGAAATATTACAAGTAAGAGATGAAGATGCATTTAAAACAGCAAAAGCATTTGCTGAAAATGAAGGTGTATTGATTGGAATATCTTCAGGTGCAGCTGTATATGCAGCAATACAGGTTGCAAAAAGACTTGGAAAAGGTAAAAAGGTATTGGCTATTGCTCCAGATGGGGGAGAAAAGTATATATCTATGGGATTATATGATTAA
- the epsC gene encoding serine O-acetyltransferase EpsC yields MFKKLNYDLERVLSEDPAAKSKLEVLLLYPCIHALISYRIAHALYLKKWFFLARLISQLSRFLTGIEIHPGAKIGKGLFIDHGMGVVIGETAEVGDNVTLYHGVTLGGTGKDVGKRHPTIEDDVLIGTGAKVLGPITVGKGAKIGANAVVVKNVPASATAIGVQAKNIVRNSASAAIIEISDLKGRKKKIFNDMVI; encoded by the coding sequence GTGTTTAAAAAATTAAATTACGATCTAGAAAGAGTTTTAAGTGAAGATCCAGCGGCTAAAAGTAAACTAGAAGTATTATTATTGTACCCATGTATTCATGCACTAATATCATATAGAATTGCACATGCCCTATATTTAAAGAAATGGTTTTTCTTGGCAAGATTAATTTCTCAATTATCTAGGTTTTTAACAGGTATAGAAATTCATCCGGGAGCTAAGATAGGAAAAGGGTTGTTTATAGACCACGGAATGGGAGTAGTTATTGGTGAGACTGCAGAAGTAGGAGACAATGTTACGCTTTATCATGGTGTAACTCTAGGTGGTACAGGTAAGGATGTAGGGAAAAGACACCCAACTATCGAGGATGATGTTTTGATAGGTACAGGTGCAAAGGTGCTTGGACCTATAACTGTAGGAAAGGGTGCTAAGATAGGAGCTAATGCTGTAGTTGTAAAGAATGTACCAGCAAGTGCAACAGCAATAGGAGTTCAGGCTAAAAATATTGTTAGAAATAGTGCAAGTGCAGCAATAATTGAAATTAGTGATTTAAAAGGACGCAAAAAGAAAATATTTAACGATATGGTTATTTAA